The proteins below come from a single Streptomyces spongiicola genomic window:
- a CDS encoding sensor histidine kinase, translating to MRFRGKSIRRKIAALLLVPLVSLTALWGFATALTGREAKQLLDAGYIFERVGRPLEDTVRVIQKERRQTLVYLADPRAADSLVALRDRRTRTDQAVAGIRTSAQDAEVRDSLSPDVSRRLDRLLEALDGLGSLRRNVEQNAVSRGQALEFYNRLVDPCYGFLASLSGLDSAELERQGRALVGVVRARELLSREDALVTSSLVAGKVTAQEIRAVTDLVANRKLLYEVNLEVLPASEREIVERYWSSLDTQPLRETEERLLAEGATDEPRAVGADRWQQLTGPVLEDLAGHFTEASDRYQDRVEPAAYGVLVKAGIAGVLGFLALLVSVVVSVRIGRDLVRALSRLRKEAHEVSGVRLPGVMRRLAAGENVDVETEAPHLDYGRDEIGQVGQALNTLQRAAVEAAVKQADVRRGVSEVFVNLARRNQVLLHRQLTLLDTMERRTEDAEELADLFRLDHLTTRMRRHAEGLVILSGSAPSRQWRKPIQLMDVVRAAVAEVEDYERIEVRRLARVGVAGPAVSDLTHLIAELLENATVFSPPHTGVQVHGERVANGFTLEIHDRGLGMAPEALLDANLRLAETPEFELSDTDRLGLFVVSRLARRQNVRVSLQQSPYGGTTAVVFVPAALLTDAPDSEGTGFRLDRKRSPGVPDGSRRRFEPGRLEALSQIPAALTGPAVLDGPVELEAPVGSLGFDDRPALGGRARRTGTAGPIGAATAGISNLENTVNFENTEFESTENVRGLGSIGRIGGVGGIGSVEETEGGRRGPFRTRDFPRAPEVQHQQASDQVPERPGKSGRPVSGRPPSLPRRKPPTLVADNGRRVDGRGRPHPLPGSPGEEPEPPGAGPDCPEGPLPPGAVRLPLRGEPARRTGRPGRPGGTSRQPDEADAGRAPGAARPARVPSGPTVGGLPRRVRQASLAPQLREAAGAPAAGAPAVEDVRDFERDAEQVRDRMASLQHGWQRGRRQNAGEGSRPGETAPGTTPEGDGR from the coding sequence ATGCGCTTTCGCGGGAAGTCCATCCGCCGGAAGATCGCAGCGCTGCTGCTCGTGCCGCTCGTCTCCCTGACCGCGCTGTGGGGTTTCGCCACCGCCCTGACCGGTCGCGAAGCGAAGCAACTGCTGGACGCCGGCTACATCTTCGAGAGGGTCGGCCGCCCCCTGGAGGACACCGTGCGGGTCATCCAGAAGGAGCGCCGGCAGACCCTGGTGTACCTCGCCGACCCCCGCGCCGCCGACTCCCTGGTGGCCCTGCGCGACCGGCGGACCCGGACCGACCAGGCGGTGGCCGGGATCCGTACCAGCGCACAGGACGCCGAGGTGAGGGACTCTCTCAGCCCTGATGTGTCCCGGCGCCTCGACCGGCTCCTCGAGGCGCTCGACGGCCTCGGCTCCCTGCGCCGGAACGTCGAGCAGAACGCCGTCAGCCGCGGCCAGGCACTGGAGTTCTACAACCGCCTGGTCGACCCCTGCTACGGCTTCCTCGCCTCCCTGAGCGGCCTGGACAGCGCGGAGCTGGAGAGGCAGGGCCGGGCCCTGGTCGGAGTGGTGCGCGCCCGCGAACTCCTCTCCCGCGAGGACGCCCTCGTGACCTCGTCGCTGGTCGCGGGCAAGGTCACCGCGCAGGAGATCCGCGCCGTGACCGATCTCGTCGCCAACCGCAAGCTCCTGTACGAGGTCAACCTCGAGGTGCTGCCCGCTTCCGAGCGCGAGATCGTCGAGCGGTACTGGAGCAGCCTCGACACCCAGCCACTGCGCGAGACCGAGGAGAGACTCCTCGCCGAGGGCGCCACGGACGAGCCGCGCGCCGTGGGTGCCGACCGGTGGCAGCAGCTGACCGGTCCCGTCCTGGAGGATCTGGCCGGCCACTTCACCGAGGCGAGCGACCGCTACCAGGACCGCGTTGAGCCCGCCGCGTACGGGGTGCTCGTCAAGGCGGGCATCGCCGGAGTCCTCGGCTTCCTGGCCCTTCTCGTCTCCGTCGTCGTCTCCGTGCGCATCGGCCGCGACCTCGTGCGTGCGCTGTCCCGGCTGCGCAAGGAGGCCCACGAGGTCTCCGGCGTCCGCCTCCCCGGCGTGATGCGCCGGCTCGCCGCGGGGGAGAACGTCGACGTGGAGACCGAGGCTCCGCACCTCGACTACGGCAGGGACGAGATCGGCCAGGTCGGCCAGGCGCTCAACACCCTCCAGCGGGCCGCCGTCGAGGCCGCCGTCAAACAGGCCGACGTGCGCCGCGGGGTCTCCGAGGTCTTCGTGAACCTCGCCCGCCGCAACCAGGTCCTGCTCCACCGCCAGCTCACCCTCCTCGACACGATGGAGCGCCGCACCGAGGACGCGGAGGAACTGGCGGACCTGTTCCGGCTCGACCACCTCACCACCCGGATGCGCAGGCACGCGGAGGGACTGGTGATCCTCTCGGGCTCCGCCCCCTCCCGGCAGTGGCGCAAGCCGATCCAGCTCATGGACGTCGTACGGGCCGCCGTCGCCGAGGTCGAGGACTACGAGCGGATCGAGGTCCGGCGGCTGGCCCGCGTCGGCGTGGCCGGCCCCGCGGTCTCCGACCTCACCCATCTCATCGCCGAACTGCTGGAGAACGCGACCGTGTTCTCGCCTCCGCACACCGGTGTGCAGGTGCACGGCGAGAGGGTCGCCAACGGCTTCACCCTGGAGATCCACGACCGGGGCCTCGGGATGGCCCCCGAGGCGCTGCTCGACGCCAACCTGCGGCTGGCCGAGACTCCCGAGTTCGAACTCTCCGACACCGACAGGCTCGGCCTGTTCGTCGTCAGCCGGCTCGCACGGCGGCAGAACGTGCGCGTCTCCCTGCAGCAGTCCCCGTACGGAGGCACCACCGCAGTCGTCTTCGTCCCGGCGGCCCTGCTCACCGACGCCCCCGACTCCGAGGGCACCGGTTTCCGCCTCGACCGCAAGCGCTCCCCGGGAGTCCCGGACGGCTCCCGCCGCCGCTTCGAGCCCGGCCGCCTCGAGGCCCTCTCGCAGATACCGGCCGCCCTCACGGGTCCCGCGGTGCTCGACGGCCCCGTCGAACTGGAGGCTCCCGTAGGCAGTCTGGGGTTCGATGACCGGCCGGCTCTCGGCGGCCGGGCCCGGCGCACCGGCACGGCCGGACCGATCGGCGCCGCCACGGCCGGCATCTCGAACCTCGAGAACACCGTGAACTTCGAGAACACCGAGTTCGAGAGCACCGAGAACGTCAGGGGGCTCGGGAGCATCGGGCGTATCGGGGGCGTCGGGGGTATCGGGAGCGTCGAGGAGACCGAGGGCGGGCGCCGCGGGCCGTTCCGGACCCGGGACTTCCCGCGCGCGCCGGAGGTGCAGCACCAGCAGGCCTCCGACCAGGTGCCGGAACGCCCCGGGAAGAGCGGACGGCCGGTGTCCGGGCGTCCGCCCTCCCTGCCGCGCCGCAAGCCGCCGACGCTGGTCGCGGACAACGGCCGCCGGGTCGACGGACGGGGCCGCCCGCACCCCCTGCCCGGATCCCCCGGGGAGGAGCCGGAACCCCCCGGCGCCGGCCCGGACTGCCCGGAGGGGCCCCTGCCCCCCGGTGCGGTCCGGCTCCCGCTGCGAGGCGAACCGGCCCGCCGCACCGGGCGCCCCGGGCGGCCCGGAGGCACGTCCCGGCAGCCGGACGAGGCGGATGCCGGCCGTGCCCCGGGAGCCGCCCGACCGGCCCGCGTCCCCTCCGGACCGACGGTCGGAGGACTGCCCCGCCGGGTCCGCCAGGCCAGCCTCGCACCCCAGTTGCGCGAGGCAGCCGGGGCCCCCGCCGCCGGGGCACCCGCGGTGGAGGACGTCCGGGACTTCGAACGTGACGCGGAGCAGGTCCGCGACCGCATGGCCTCGCTGCAGCACGGCTGGCAGCGCGGGCGTCGCCAGAACGCCGGGGAGGGCAGCCGCCCCGGCGAGACAGCACCAGGAACGACACCGGAGGGGGACGGTCGATGA